atttatgactgactatttctctaaatggattGAAGCATAAGCATtcgtgaaagtaagagagaaagaggttatagactttatctgggatcatatcgtatgtcgattcgggatacccgccgaaatagtgtgtgacaatgggaaacagtttGTCGGCAGAAATGTGACAAAATTCCtcaaagaccacaaaataaaaaggatattatcaacaccgtatcaccccagtgggaacggacaggccaaatcaacaaacaaaactaccattcaaaacctaaataagaggttgaacgacgctaagggaaaatggaaagaaatcctacccgaagttcttCGGGAATATCGatcaacatcaaaatctagtacggggcaaccccgttctccttagtatatggctccgaagacttgattccagtcgaaatcggggaacccagtgccaggttttgatatgcaacagaATAGTCAAATAAcaaggctatgaacactagcctaGAATTATCGGATAAAAaatgagaagctgctctcgtccaattggccgcccaaaagcagcgaatcgaaagatactataatagaagaaccaagattcgccattttaaactcggggacttggtgctaaggaaagtcaccctcagtacTCGAAATCCAAACGAAGGGAAACTAGGACTGAActaggaaggaccgtatcaggttctcgaaaacatcgaaaaaggatcatacaagctcggtatcataaacggcaaacagctatcgAGCAATTGGATTGTGtcacacctaaaacgatactactgctaaggtacgacccttccATATTCGCttacatttcaaaactaacccATGCATGAATCCGATCAGGAGCTAGTATGTATCCTTCAATACGAAGgcctaggtctgaaagcacgcgttgcactctttttcctttagaccggttttatcccaaatgggttttcggcaaggtttttaacgaggcaaccattgatcgtgctaacttagaaacaaatcgacagtatccgaggcctctttacaatcgacctcgaatactggggagGCATTAGCCCTCAAATGTATCAAGtttgatgcaagaaagttacttcataacaacaGGGTTCCGATAGAAAATATTGTAAGAGctaaatggtcaaaatgaaccatgcttATGTAGTTGGACCGAGCCCTGACACAAAACATGGACACATGTacaatgacttgcaaagaaaaatttcttctttaccgatatcttatatccaagattTATTACGCAAACAGGCTTAAGGTAAATCaaggagttcgagcaacactcactcaaCTATCAAGCCTActggctatattacttcgagttcgaaatcactcactcgactattaagcctacggactacttttatttcgagttcgagcaagcactcactcgaccattacgcctacgggctacattatttcgagtttgagcaagcactcactcgaccattatgccaacgggctacattacatcgagttcgaatcattcactcgactactaagcctacgggctacttttatttcgagttcgagcaagcactcactcgaccattacgcctacgggctacattacatcgagttcgaatcattcactcgactattaagcctacgggctacttttatttcgagttcaaatcatttactcgactattaagcctatgggctacttttattttgagttcgagcaagcactcattcgaccattacgcctacgggctacattacatcgagttcaaaatcactcactcgactattacgcctacgggcaacattacttcgagttcgaatcattcactcgactattaagcctacgggctacttttatttcgagttcgagcaagcactcactcgaccattacacctacgggctacattacatcgagtttgaaatcactcactcgactattacgcctacgggctacattactatgagttcaaatcattcactcgactattaagcctatgggatacttttattttgagctcgagcaagtactcactcgaccattatgcctacgggctacattacttcgagttcgaaacactcactcgaccattatgcctacgggctacattacttcgagttcgaaacattcactcgactaacaagcctacgggctacttttattttaaGTTCGAGaaagtactcactcgaccattacgcctacggactacattacttcgagttcgaaacattcactcgactactaagcctacgggctacttttattttgagttcaagcaagcacccactcgaccattacgcctacaggctatattacgtcgagtttgaatcattcacttgactactaagcccacaggctatttttattttgagttcgagcaagcactcactcgactattatgcctacgggctatattacttcaagttcgaatcactcactcaaataataagcctaagggctacatcacttcaagttcaaacaatcactcaactcgactactaagcctatgggctaccttatttcaagtttgagtaagcactcactcggttataaaggctacgaaatccaaattcgatcaaattgcctaaatccttatgaaaacattcataaggcatgaatacaAAGCAGGGAACAAAACAGaagcaagtatatatatatatatatatatatatatatatatatatatatatatatatatatatatacacacacacacacacacacacacacacaagatTGTCTACATAATTGATTATAACATAGAAACTAAGGGCTAAGCTTCTTGGTTATCTccgggagcggtctcttctctaCCGGGCTCCCCCCATTCTCGGACCTGCTcttactcccatcatcatcatcatcattatcatcatcggAAACCAAGGCTTCAGCACGGGCTTCGAgttctttagccctttttatctcttcagcgagatcgaaacttcgagcatggatctcctcgagggtcttccTCCGAGATagacacttagcaagttcagcgatctaatgtgctcgagtatcggcggtctcagctgcctctcttgcttggacctgggcaacatcagcatcagcccgatagacggccacgagtgcaTTCGCATTGGCCTTTGCCCTTTCGGCGTTAGATTCGGCCTTGGCAAATttagaggccaaccgagcctcgagctcctctatttttcttgcttgaaccgagcATTTCTCCTTCATACTTTGAAGTTGGTTTTCAGCCGATGATAAATGGGCTCGAGAAgcttctttctctgcagcaaagcggtccataccttctttccactttAAAGACTCCGTTtttatcacatcgacctcctTACGGAGTTTCTCAATCATCTCAATTTTCtactgcagctgtgagaccgaaaaattagccatcatcccggtatcgagcccataggcttttaaaagtatcattacttACTCGGAcagatcggtctgatcttggtgagacttggccaactcagctctgaggtcttttatttcctctcccTTTTGCCCTAAGAGGATTTtaagggagttcctctcctccgtaACCCGTTGAAGGTCGGCCTCATATCGACGCAGATCGGTCCaggaccgagaacatgcttctcgatgaactgGCGCAgcctgcaaagaaagaagaaatgaagttagaaaagaaaagcaaacataAAGGTAATgccaacaaaataatttaaggcttacctgattcaaagcctgctgcaCCCCGTGAAAACTATCTGATGTATCACTAGTACTGGTAACGTCCTCGACACCGGTAAACAGGTCACAAaaaggatcctctccatcatgaggcATGTCTAGTTCGAGgtcccccaaagcttgggcttcccgaatcgcccctgcGAAAAAATTATGGAATGTGGGCGAGTCTTCGATTGCTAttgccccaagtgaatcacttggaGCATTCTCTTCGGTTCAAAGAGATTCGAGGAGATccccttcagacatatcccccatcTATTGGCTCCGATAGGAAGCATCTTCGATCTCCAACAACTCGGGGACTctgcccgaatctttctccgatatatcctcagttcgaggcggaaccttatgaaccaccatcgatccagctgcctATGGAACGTCGGTGGTCTTCTTCGTTCGGGCCGCCAGTGCGGACCcatcatttttttttttcttcttcttcttcttcttcccttagacacagaactgattctacggtcaaagaaaatggtattcttgttcgacttacgagccgtcctcttctttgattttggaTCGTCGGGAACGAAGgctcttttcctcttattatctttcacTGACTTTGGGACAGAGGCTGAAGCCTCTTCCTCGACGGACGAGGGCCTCAAAACTGCATTTTTGCCCACACCTACATAGGGAAAATTTTATTAAAGTGTATGGAAAGCATCCTGTTCGAACTACCAAAAAAAATACGAGAAatgggcttaccatgatttttggccttctaTCAGCCCTTTGACAAGTCATGCCAAGAGTGCTTGGCATATGCGGAGGTCGAAACCTTAtcccgtacccagttcttgagatcggaaACTGCttcgggcatccagggaaccgatGCATCACAAAAAGAGGGATAtcggtgagaaaagaaatgaaaggacaaaataatatgagataacaacagaattacacttacgctttatgttccactcctcggaaaaaggcatcttttcagtcagaatcaggtctgaagtccttactcgaacgaacctgcccatccagccttGATCCATATCCTCGTCTAcgctcgagaacagagccttggtagcttgacgttgaagttttattaaccctcctcgaaaaaggcAAGGATGGTACAATCGgatgagatgatcgagggtgaaaggcatcccctcgattttgttcacaaagtatCGGATAAAAATAACGATCCgctaaaaagaaggatggatctggcctagggttattaggtatttacgacaaaaatctatgataacagggtcgaggggacctaacgaGAAAGGAtaaagtatacacacttaaaagccctctcacgtgagtagtaatatcctcttcgAGAGACGGCACTACCACTTCTTTGTTCCCCCAATTACAATCTTTTTTTATTTGCTCGATATACCCCCCGGTTATCGAATAAATATATCTCGATACGGGCTTATATCGGCCAGGAACCGGTGAACCTTTATCGAGTttgaaatcggaggtaagaacacacgctgCCGGAACGCACTCCTaaggccgtggatccaccggTGTTTTATCGGCGGCAGATTGGGAAGAAGAATCTTTTGATGTCTTCAGcatttttggatttaaagaaggTGACAAAGATTTGGTGGTTTAGAAGAAAAATTTGGCAGAAAAGAGTCATAGATCAGCGAATGAACTCAGAAGAGACGAAAAGGAACTTAAAAGTTTTTTGAAGATTGAAGAcgtaaaagtgataaatggtgaaaggaagggctatttatagattgaagcaatgacggttcaataacagcggtggccgaccaccgtctaaCACACATTAAATGCCTTGGTAAGCTAAACCGACATACATTTATCACGGACATCATGGTCAGGCTCGATGCAAATCTCAACGCATATCCAATCGAGCCattgaaaaatcatatcgtttctcatcacacccttcccgagaaacgaggggactatctgtatacggtcgaaatagatttcggccttcgtatgattgatcgaggtcgaaacatAATGGATCGAAGAAAGACTTCGTAATATCGAGATGGATTCCGAAGATAGTATGAACGAGCTTCAGATTTCAGGTATAGGTCaaacaccgagttcgaagtcattatcgagctcgggtccgaatcgaactatgatgagataaTTTCGAGCTTAAGGGGCAGAGGCCAACCGATACCGAGCCCGAATCATCACCTGATCCCGAGTATACATCGAGCTCTAGAAGCAATACCGACCAACACCGAGGTcgatcgagctcgagctcacTGACAAGAGCCATTGCAaacacactaagggagagaatctcggcggaaattagaaaaaaactaatttatcatgggttcttcactatgtatttttaattatatctaaagtaggatcctccactataaagaggatggctatATTTCTGTAGAGGGCAGTTCTTCAGGCTTACATTGTAAATTCAAGCATCATAcactcctatattgaagagttCTTCTTTTGATATTCATAAactgattcatcttgcttagtcctaaaaatcacattctttccaaccttgtttattttgcattctttgcgatccgtatttgatatttctatttatccttataaTTTGTATTAAGGTATACCttatatccttagaactacgtacaaattaaactctatccgtttttcggataAACAAGAATAATTGAGAAAGTTTGAAGAGGAAAAAACCAGTATATGATGGAGATGTCTAGATGAGGATTTGTACAGCCAAAAGATAATCAAAATAGTGAGTCGAGttcaagaaaaggaagaaaacgttcttCAAGCAATTGGCTCTAATATCAAATAGATATTGAGGGGTCGATTTGGTTCGAGGACAACATTATTTCTGGATTATAGTCTTGAaattatatttttaggattaattacgCCTGAACTGTTTAGTACTAATGTTTTGTTGGTTTATAGCATTAAAAATGAGATATACAATATATAATTCGATGAAATATAGAGAATCAAATCTCAAAGAGTACAAGAGGGATATCAAGGCTTGCTCAAAAGCCAAAAGGCCCACAAAGCATGTATTACGTAAATATTCAATTTACAAATAATAAACACGTGAAAATAGGAATCTACCACCAAGCTGACCAAACCAGCCGAGCAGCGTAGCCTATGATTGATTAATAGCATTTTTGGCCAATctgaaaaaattagtatttttttttttttaaaattactttttggtgagaaacaatttgtgtttgattaattaatttgaaaagtgcTTCTAAAcaacaattagtgtttgatcaaacttttaaaaagtgattctaaatgtatttttctcaaaagtgcttcttagaaaaagctatttttttctgcttctccaaaagtgtttctacttctactcaaaaatatattttttccttttaaaagcttggccaaacacttcaattttgaaaggaaaaaaaagtgcttttcaaTTTAGAGAAGCTTGGTCAAATAAGCTATAAGTTAAAATAATTGGAAGTGATTTTATTCTTAAGGTATAAAAATGCGTCCGTActaatagtaatattttggggaGTTCATTACTTAAATGGTCATTCAACTATCGAAAATTATCTAGTAAAGTCATATTGCTTTCGTTCGTAACAAAAATGTCACTCAACCGgatttctcaaacttttgattgtcaaatacctattttaccatctaaattattaacttttatcttcttcttcttcttcttttttactcttttaatattatgatttcttctctttttaatctacatgatggacttacctatagaacaaataaattttattataaaataaaaaattatttttctaccATATATAATATAGGACTAATAATACAATGAGCATAAtattcaagaatatataatgtatattataagaatatttttattttaaataattattttgtattacgtgcatggaatatatattataaaacttttatttttttcattctaAATTGTGTAAATAACTTTTTGGGTTGACAAGAGTGaattgctctagtggtgagcacccccaattccaactaagaggttgtaagttcgagtcaccccaagagcaaggtggggagttcttggagggagccgagggtctatcggaaacaacctctctaccccagggtagaggtaaggtctacgtacacactaccctccccataccccactagtgggattatactgggttgttgttgttaatatcaaaattattattaCGAACAAATTGTTCTAACTTTTTTTTACTATGCTCAATATGTTATTATTCCAAGATTATATATGCTTAAAGAATAgtgttttaattttaattttaatttataaataaatttatttattttataggtaagtccataatatataataaaaagagaaaaaattataatattaaaaagttaataaaaataaaaagaaggcaaaagttgataatttagagggtaaaataggtatttggcaatcAAAAGTATAAGAAATCTAGTcgagtgaccttctgagtgctaGAGGCATAGTTAACTCACTTTattgttacaaacgaaagaaaaataTCTTTAGTTGGTAATTTTGGATAGTTTAACCATTTGAGTAATAACTCTTTTTTGGGGACAATACCATTTCCATATGTTTGGTTCAACATTCGctctttttttaaaagtattaaCCATAATTTGAGCCAAAACTTttactactaaaagataaaaagaacaCATTACAGAGTGAAGTTTGAATTTGTCTAATCATACTAAATTTATGTTTTTAATGTAATAAATGTGTTGATAGATCAGTTTGCCTGGTTGACAACGGTCAACTCAATTATTTacgtttaaaaaataatttacgGAGAGTGTGAATAACTAATCTCAAGTCCAAAAAGGAATCCATGGTTTCTCATCCactttctatttttttggcccaaaaagaCACTGCTAATCATTACTGTCAATTAACCCGTGCTGTACCACGTTATTCACGTCTTAGCCGATTTATCTACAGATCTGTCAAGTGTCGAGTATCTGTTATGTTGTAATAAACTTGTGATTAGCAACCGAAGACCTTTGTGGTTCTACTCCTCTTGATTCTTGGTAAGTGTTAACAAGAATCATTGCGAAACTTAGCAGATTGAAAATTTAGGTTCTCTCTAATTCTGTCCAGATCTTAATTAACTACCATAGTTCAGGTTCTGGAGTACAACTAGATTCAAATTAATGATTGTCAACCTTTAATATGTGTTAGGTGTTGTGTTATTATGAATCTCGTGAGTTTGTTCTTGTCATCTGGAAGATGCAATGATCATGTTGCTGCTTTTTTGCTTCATTTCTTTTCCTCTAAGTGGGCCAATTGGCATTAAGAGACAGATTGGTTACCATTTCAGCTGAACATCTGCCTACTTTTACATACAGATACTACTAAATACTTGCTAATAAAAAGCCCATCTTTCTGAGTTGGGTTTAGATGGAAAGAAAGAAGAGAGTAGGGCATTTGATGGGATTTCAAATACACCTAAGTGAAGTAAGGTAAATTTACAACCACAAGGTTACAACTCGAATCCCCCAGTTTTAAtcggtgttttaaaaggcgtgggcgtaaggcggggCGTTTTATATATGTTTCAGCGAGCCGTAAGCTCCGAGACACgggggcgtaagccccatgagtatttaatttttaatattttataaaataatataattacagtaaatatttataaataggtaaaattgcataaaaattaatatgtgatatatatatatatatatatatatatatgtgctccatccccacaaaaaactagtcaaaataattcattaTATGCTACTtagcacaagtaacttgagtcgaaaatAACAAAATTTTCTACATGGAGAAACAAATaggatgactaacctgcaatttgaaatttgaacttgctgctatgaagaagAACGAAGTTCTCTttctatttgtaaaaaaaattaaatattcgttattttgggagatattagcagactagcgaacaagataaagaattggaaAGACCATAATATAATTTGGACATTATATGAACgatttattcaacaaattttattttaatttgaaaaggtcTCTGGGCTTACGCCTCACTACAAAAACGCGCCTCAAACGCCCGGGTGGCGTACGCCACGAATTGCttggcgtacgcctcttgagactttcgccccacaccatcgcctcggggcgtttttggtacgcctcgccccAGAACTCGccccgaaaacgccttttaaaacactggtttTAATACAGGGCTATAGAAAGATCACAAGACgaaatttgattttttgttttgcaattttCAACAAGGAAGGGCAGGAGGATAGGGCAAGATAAAGAGACTTGAACACCCAAATTACTAAATTAAGTTCGTACTTGATGTATTAAGCATTTCAGTTGTTGGTACACTCTCCCTTGGGGAGAACTGACGCCAAAGTTAAAACAACATacaacttgaaaaataaaatacgAAGATGACTATACATTGACTTAAGGGCATCCTTGATGCGGCAATTACGAAAAGGAATTTACAAAGAAAAACTCTGAGCAGAAACAGTAAACTTGAATCCCTGTTGCTGTCTCTAGAAGCTTCACTAAGCACCTCTGCTCCCTAAACCATCCGCAAGTCATTAGATCTTCATATGAAAAGAATTCAACAAAATGGGGTATATGTGTTGTTGAATGGTACTCCTTGTTAATTGCTAAAACCACTTGACTTCTTCCATGATACCAAGCACTTGAGGAATTCCATCACCTACAACCAGGAAAATGCTATTTGTTCAGAATTTCATAGCAAGAATGATCGGACTAAAGCATTGCATGCTGGATGAAAAGGTTTCTGAAGCAGCTTCATTCGGTTAAGAAACACTTTCATACCTCAGATGGATCCCTCAGAGAGTAAAACGCACTGCTTTCTTTTGGTGCAGAAGATACTAAGATTCCGTAACCTTTATTTCCCTCTCTCAAGACCTGTTAACAAGTGCATTTGTTAATTTAGTAACATAATTGATGATCCCAGAAGGAAGCAGGTCTATTATATTAAATTCCTATTTGTGTGCTCAATGTTACCTTGAATGCATCTTCATCTGTACGATCATCTCCAACGTATATGGGAAGAACATCATCACAATTTTTCAACcctaacaaaagaaaatgcatattatgttagttttattttttcacTTGCTATGAATGGGATTCAACTGTTCACACATCTTAAAACCTTCAGTACAGTTCCATAAACCAGTCAAAGACTTCACTCACCCAACGATtcaagtaagaactcgacagcTTTCCCCTTGTCCCAGTTAAGCACAGGCCTGACTTCTAAAACCTGAAGAAGGTTATGGAGCAGATAGTCAGAGGAGTTAAATATACCAAGACAGTAACTTTCCTAACGCCATGCAAAGTGCAGTGCAAAAGCAGGCTCAGATGTGTACCTTCCGGCCATGAGTCAATCGCAGACGTGGGTAGTGTTTTAACAGTTCATCAACAGATTCTCCAATAGTTGACCAACTCTGATAATTTAAGCAAGCACAAAACAAGAAGGGATAAGAAACTTCTGACTGGTAAAGAAAAGTTACACAATCTTTTATTTGGATTTTAACCCAAATTTACAATCCATACCTTCTCATCTACATTACGATAATGTACAGAAACACAGAATTTGTTGTTCTCAACCTTTGCTCCCGTGATGTCTTTTGTGAGCTCAATAAGAGATCTAAAAACCTGCTTGAGCATAATTGAAAACACTGTTTATACCGAGCGCTGCCACAAATAGCAACAATACTCTTTTAGCACAAAAATCATATATACCTCATCAATCATTGGTAAGAACTCACCAGCAGGTTGGAAAAGATTAACTTCCTTGCCCTGCGTTCACAGAAGCTAATTGATGTCAGCAAGTTCATAAGAAAAAGAAGGTTGGGATGTCCTAATTTGCTTCAATAGAGATCAGTTTTTAGCATCTTTACCTGCTTGTTAGTAGATCTAATACAACTATAGTCATCAGAAACGGATCGAACAGGACCCATTATATCCATCCCATGACTACCAGCATAGTAAAGTTCTGCTAGTCCGACAAAGTCATATACCTGGACACAAAAATATCCAACCAATAAGAGAAGAATCTTGAAGTTTTTAACAAAGTAACGACAACATTTACTCATAAAAAATAGTTTTGTCCAAACACAGTTGACAAAAGCATTTCTGAGCACCTTATCTCGGCTTCTCCCACTAATAATTGCTGTGGGAAAATATTTAGCCACATTCCTCACAGTAGCGCGCATCTGAAAAAGAGTGACCTAGTGTCAAAAATTAATCCTGCAAGTGTAGAAGAAAGTTTCTCCCATTAAAAGTTAAGATACTCACAGCACCAGACATGAAGGCTCGATCTGGATCATCTACAATTGGTGATAAAGTCCCATCATAGTCCAAAAAGAGTGCTATCCTTTTGCCTTTTGCATAATTGGTGATTTGCTCAAATGATGAAAGTGCCGAGGGATACTTGAGCTGAAAAGGTACAAAATTCATTAAAACAACTTTCTTATATGCTTCCAGAAGATCCAGGCAGAATAATGACTAAATTATTAcatacaaagaaaataaaaggcaTTACCATCCAGATGCGGTAGCCAAGAACACCTTCATTTGCTGCTAGTTCAGTATTGGAATCCTTATTTTTCTTGCTGTGTGTAGGAGATGACGATTTCATGGCATCCAACCAAGTGTTTGATCTAACATCATCTAGGATTCCTGGCTTCTTCCTTGGGATAGTAAGGAATAGTGTGGGAGAGAAAGTTGCCCCAGTCGGTGAGTATGGCATCAAAGCAGAGTGGATGCCCAATCTGGACTGAGTCATTGGGGCAGGATCAGTGACAACAGGGGAAGTATTTGATTTCAGGTCCATTGTGCCCAATATCCTTTTATGGCAGAATACAAGTTTATCAAATATGCAACAGTTGACGATAGTTTACTAACTATGCTCTTAGGATGTTTCACACACTTCTAACCAACCCTTTTGTCAATGAAAAACCACCTCTTCAAAGTAACCTTATCACTGCAGCCAGGCGTATGGTCCATCAAGCAAAAGATCCCTGGAAACTGACAATCACAAGACAATGAGTGagagaaggaaaaatgacaatagCAAACTCATAATTCACAATCCAACATAGATCTTACTTGTACATCCTCCCGTTTCTTAACCTTAGTTTTCTAGTCAGTCAGCTTAAATAAACTGCAAAATGTGAGAAGGAGATATGTTAAGCAGCTGTACGTCTCAGTATCACAGATGTAATTAACAGATGAAATGTTAAAGTGATGCAGCATCTAGAAAATTTGTAACATGAAGACCACAAAAATCTACTACTGCTTAGCCCAGCTTAAGTGTACTGTCAACAATTTACGTAATAAAATTAATCACAAGTTGGAGAAGGTTCCAACCAGAAAAGAA
This DNA window, taken from Nicotiana tabacum cultivar K326 chromosome 4, ASM71507v2, whole genome shotgun sequence, encodes the following:
- the LOC107828979 gene encoding trehalose-phosphate phosphatase A, which encodes MDLKSNTSPVVTDPAPMTQSRLGIHSALMPYSPTGATFSPTLFLTIPRKKPGILDDVRSNTWLDAMKSSSPTHSKKNKDSNTELAANEGVLGYRIWMLKYPSALSSFEQITNYAKGKRIALFLDYDGTLSPIVDDPDRAFMSGAMRATVRNVAKYFPTAIISGRSRDKVYDFVGLAELYYAGSHGMDIMGPVRSVSDDYSCIRSTNKQGKEVNLFQPAGEFLPMIDEVFRSLIELTKDITGAKVENNKFCVSVHYRNVDEKSWSTIGESVDELLKHYPRLRLTHGRKVLEVRPVLNWDKGKAVEFLLESLGLKNCDDVLPIYVGDDRTDEDAFKVLREGNKGYGILVSSAPKESSAFYSLRDPSEVMEFLKCLVSWKKSSGFSN